Proteins from one Nicotiana tabacum cultivar K326 chromosome 23, ASM71507v2, whole genome shotgun sequence genomic window:
- the LOC142177079 gene encoding uncharacterized protein LOC142177079 has product MEFNRLADYADIIKQTNLGSSCWIRTDSETLPSKKLFVYFYLCLDALKREWLEGCRRIIGFDGCFLKEICKGELLVAVGRNGNNQMFPIAWAVVDQETKHSWRWFITYLIADLQLGNGVRLIVMSYMQKGLIPTIRELLPMAEHRMCARHIWSNWSKTEEVKKGGNISVDVPKDLMKAYFREDSKCDVIENNMCETFNSWIVGPRHKSIITMLEEIRHKIMNRTIKMRKFVETWVTDIAPMARMILEENKALPRRCKVMWNAEHGFEVDEGVYRFIVDFSIMTCTCRSWMLRGIPCQHTVCAFYDIEMDPEDYVSHWYRKETFLKAYQHFIQPISNMKMWPDSSNPCIEPPKPKPMPGRPKRCKRKAKDKPRKKYGGPGLGREKGRGTTLGGGSANATTIGHKRPRHTGFGIFTDTISGTTILNPGILSERVILARTFKDTSATNLDIGFKLPGLKFKGRNAVTRSQL; this is encoded by the exons ATGGAATTTAACAGACTTGCTGATTATGCTGATATTATTAAGCAAACAAATCTTGGGAGTTCATGCTGGATCAGAACAGATAGTGAGACTCTTCCTAGCAAGAAATTGTTTGTCTATTTCTATCTATGTTTAGATGCTTTGAAAAGAGAATGGCTAGAAGGGTGCAGAAGGATCATAGGATTTGATGGTTGTTTTCTAAAGGAAATCTGCAAGGGTGAGTTACTTGTTGCAGTTGGTAGAAATGGGAACAATCAAATGTTTCCTATTGCATGGGCTGTAGTTGATCAAGAGACAAAACACTCTTGGAGATGGTTCATCACATATTTGATTGCAGATTTACAGTTAGGAAATGGTGTTCGCTTAATTGTTATGTCATATATGCAAAAG GGGCTAATACCAACTATAAGAGAATTACTACCAATGGCAGAACACAGAATGTGTGCTAGACACATTTGGTCTAACTGGTCCAAAACTGAAGAGGTGAAGAAAGGAGGAAACATTTCTGTAGATGTGCCAAAGGATCTTATGAA GGCATACTTTAGAGAAGATTCAAAGTGTGATGTCATTGAGAATaacatgtgtgaaacattcaattCTTGGATAGTAGGTCCTAGGCACAAGTCTATTATAACTATGTTGGAAGAAATTAGACATAAAATCATGAATAGGACCATTAAAATGAGGAAGTTTGTTGAGACTTGGGTTACTGACATTGCACCAATGGCTAGGATGATACTGGAAGAGAACAAAGCCCTCCCTAGAAGGTGTAAGGTTATGTGGAATGCAGAACATGGGTTTGAAGTTGATGAAGGTGTGTACAGATTCATTGTTGATTTTAGTATCATGACATGTACTTGTAGATCATGGATGTTAAGGGGCATTCCATGTCAACATACAGTATGTGCATTCTATGATATAGAAATGGACCCAGAGGATTATGTTTCCCACTGGTATAGGAAGGAAACTTTCCTTAAAGCTTACCAGCATTTCATTCAACCAATTTCCAACATGAAGATGTGGCcagattcatcaaatccatgtaTAGAGCCTCCGAAACCTAAACCTATGCCAGGTAGACCAAAGAGATGTAAGAGAAAAGCCAAGGATAAACCAAGGAAAAAGTATG GAGGCCCTGGACTAGGCAGGGAAAAAGGAAGAGGAACTACACTAGGAGGAGGCTCGGCTAATGCAACAACCATTGGACATAAAAGGCCAAGGCATACTGGTTTTGGGATTTTCACTGACACTATTTCTGGAACTACTATCCTGAAT CCTGGAATATTATCTGAGAGAGTTATATTAGCCAGGACATTCAAGGATACATCTGCAACTAACTTAGACATTGGATTTAAGCTCCCCGGATTGAAGTTTAAAGGAAGAAATGCAGTGACAAGGTCACAACTTTAG